A region from the Sutcliffiella horikoshii genome encodes:
- a CDS encoding winged helix-turn-helix transcriptional regulator, with the protein MKKYNIPVEAALEVIGGKWKVVILCHLIKSKRRTSELKRLMPTITQKMLTQQLRELESDGVVNRIIYNQVPPKVEYELTEYGWSLKPALDMLCAWGEHHIEKTSPNNELVN; encoded by the coding sequence ATGAAGAAATACAATATTCCAGTGGAAGCTGCATTGGAAGTGATCGGTGGCAAGTGGAAAGTAGTGATCCTGTGTCACCTTATAAAAAGTAAAAGACGAACAAGCGAACTCAAAAGACTAATGCCTACTATTACGCAAAAGATGCTCACACAACAACTTAGAGAACTTGAGTCTGATGGTGTTGTTAACCGCATTATTTATAATCAGGTTCCTCCTAAAGTCGAGTATGAGTTAACTGAATACGGCTGGTCCCTGAAGCCTGCTTTGGACATGCTTTGCGCATGGGGGGAACATCATATAGAGAAAACCTCGCCAAATAATGAGTTAGTAAATTAA
- a CDS encoding CoA-binding protein: MNIEIPSREEIGKILKKSKRIAVVGLSDNPARTSYMVSKAMQDAGYEIIPVNPTVDEVLGVKAVPTLKEVEGHIDIVNVFRRSEHLYGVAEEFLQVDADVYWAQLGLADEKTYELLREKGYTVIMDRCIKVEHALTK, encoded by the coding sequence ATGAATATTGAAATACCTAGCAGAGAAGAGATCGGAAAGATATTGAAAAAGAGCAAGCGGATTGCTGTAGTCGGATTGTCCGATAATCCTGCGCGTACCTCCTATATGGTTTCAAAAGCGATGCAAGATGCAGGATACGAGATTATTCCTGTGAATCCTACTGTAGACGAAGTTCTTGGCGTGAAGGCTGTTCCAACCTTAAAAGAAGTGGAAGGACATATTGATATCGTTAATGTCTTCCGTCGTTCAGAGCATTTATATGGAGTAGCAGAGGAGTTTTTACAAGTAGATGCAGACGTTTATTGGGCACAACTCGGACTTGCTGATGAAAAAACCTATGAACTGTTGAGAGAAAAGGGCTATACTGTCATTATGGATCGTTGCATTAAAGTGGAACACGCTTTAACAAAATAG
- the parE gene encoding DNA topoisomerase IV subunit B yields the protein MFLVAKNTFEYNDDAIQVLEGLEAVRKRPGMYIGSTDSRGLHHLVYEILDNSVDEALGGYGDHIIVTIHKDNSISVKDKGRGMPTGMHKMGKPTPEVILTVLHAGGKFGQGGYKTSGGLHGVGASVVNALSEWLTVTIKRDGIVYEQRFENGGKPVTTLEKIGTTNQTGTTIHFKPDTTIFSTTTYNFETLCERLRESAFLLKGLKIELNDERNSVKEVFHYESGIEAFVTYLNEEKDSLHNVVSFEGAQNGIEIDFAFQFNDGYSETILSFVNNVRTKDGGTHEAGAKTAMTRIFNEYARKVNLLKEKDKNLDGSDIREGLSAIISVRIPEELLQFEGQTKGKLGTSEARSAVDSVVSEHLAYFLEENPETSSMLVKKSIKAFQAREAARKAREDARSGKKRKRSDAMLSGKLTPAQSRNPQKNEIYLVEGDSAGGSAKQGRDRRFQAVLPLRGKVINTEKAKLADIFKNEEINTIIHAIGGGVGPDFSVEDINYDKVVIMTDADTDGAHIQVLLLTFFYRYMKPLIEAGKVFIALPPLYKVSKGTGKKEVLEYAWSDEELKGAIQKIGRGYIIQRYKGLGEMNADQLWETTMNPDTRTLIRVRIDDAARAERRVTTLMGDKVEPRRKWIESHVAFGLEEDPNILENDNLLVATEEV from the coding sequence ATGTTTTTGGTGGCAAAAAATACGTTTGAATATAACGATGATGCGATACAGGTATTAGAAGGTCTCGAAGCTGTACGTAAGCGTCCGGGTATGTATATTGGAAGTACGGACAGCAGAGGTCTTCATCACCTTGTATACGAAATCCTTGATAATTCCGTCGATGAAGCCTTAGGCGGATATGGGGATCATATCATTGTGACGATACACAAAGATAACAGCATAAGCGTGAAGGATAAAGGCCGAGGTATGCCTACCGGAATGCATAAAATGGGAAAACCTACCCCCGAAGTAATTTTAACGGTATTACATGCAGGTGGAAAATTTGGTCAAGGCGGCTACAAAACGAGTGGTGGACTACATGGTGTAGGTGCTTCCGTCGTAAATGCTTTATCTGAATGGTTGACGGTAACGATCAAGCGCGACGGTATTGTGTACGAGCAGCGTTTCGAGAATGGTGGCAAGCCAGTAACAACGCTTGAAAAGATTGGTACGACTAACCAAACAGGTACGACGATTCATTTCAAACCGGATACAACAATCTTTAGCACCACAACTTATAATTTTGAGACACTATGCGAACGTCTACGTGAATCTGCCTTTTTATTAAAAGGTTTAAAAATAGAGCTGAATGATGAAAGAAATTCTGTTAAAGAGGTGTTTCATTATGAAAGCGGCATTGAAGCATTCGTCACTTACCTCAATGAGGAGAAGGATTCGCTTCACAATGTTGTTTCCTTTGAAGGTGCCCAAAACGGAATTGAAATAGATTTTGCTTTTCAATTTAATGACGGATATTCCGAAACCATCTTATCTTTTGTTAATAATGTTAGAACGAAAGATGGCGGTACACATGAAGCTGGTGCAAAAACAGCAATGACCCGTATTTTTAACGAATACGCCAGAAAAGTGAATCTACTAAAGGAAAAAGACAAGAATTTAGACGGTTCTGATATAAGAGAAGGATTATCTGCCATTATTTCCGTTCGTATACCAGAGGAACTCTTACAGTTTGAAGGACAAACAAAAGGGAAGCTTGGGACCAGTGAGGCGCGCTCTGCGGTAGATAGTGTGGTTTCAGAACATCTTGCTTACTTTTTAGAAGAAAATCCTGAAACCAGTTCGATGCTTGTTAAAAAATCCATCAAGGCTTTCCAAGCCAGAGAAGCAGCTCGAAAAGCAAGAGAAGACGCTAGGAGCGGGAAAAAGAGAAAACGTTCTGATGCGATGCTTAGTGGAAAATTAACTCCGGCACAATCACGTAACCCTCAGAAAAATGAAATTTACCTGGTGGAGGGTGACTCTGCAGGCGGTTCTGCTAAACAGGGTCGTGATCGCCGCTTTCAAGCAGTCTTACCACTTCGAGGGAAAGTCATTAACACGGAAAAAGCTAAACTTGCTGATATCTTCAAAAATGAAGAGATTAATACGATCATCCATGCAATAGGCGGTGGAGTCGGACCGGACTTTTCAGTGGAAGACATCAACTACGATAAAGTGGTTATCATGACCGATGCCGATACAGACGGTGCACACATTCAGGTGCTTCTTCTGACGTTCTTTTATCGCTATATGAAGCCGCTTATTGAAGCTGGAAAAGTGTTTATCGCACTTCCACCACTTTACAAAGTAAGCAAAGGGACCGGAAAAAAAGAAGTATTGGAATACGCATGGTCTGATGAGGAACTGAAGGGTGCTATCCAAAAGATTGGCCGTGGATACATTATTCAACGTTATAAAGGTCTTGGCGAAATGAACGCAGATCAATTGTGGGAGACAACGATGAATCCGGATACTCGTACCCTCATTCGCGTTAGAATCGACGATGCAGCCCGTGCAGAACGCCGTGTGACCACACTTATGGGTGACAAAGTGGAACCAAGACGTAAATGGATTGAAAGCCATGTTGCCTTTGGATTGGAAGAAGATCCAAATATTTTAGAAAATGATAACTTGTTGGTCGCAACTGAGGAGGTATAA
- a CDS encoding DUF2512 family protein, with amino-acid sequence MKHFMPILIKFIASFLILSFFLNQFAEISFLDILLTTVILVTLSYFVVDDIVLPRTNYTFAAVFDFAFNFAAIAFMVYILTNLSGGFLLPSAIAALTITVFEVFFHLYLVKSVFPDHPRKQSKREAQSMELQTEFSEELSVHEKKKRED; translated from the coding sequence ATGAAGCATTTTATGCCGATCTTGATCAAGTTCATCGCCAGCTTTTTAATCCTATCCTTTTTCTTGAATCAGTTTGCTGAGATCTCTTTCCTAGATATCCTTTTGACAACCGTTATTCTTGTTACTCTTTCGTACTTTGTAGTGGATGATATAGTATTGCCTAGAACAAACTATACATTTGCTGCTGTTTTTGACTTTGCATTTAACTTTGCCGCTATAGCCTTTATGGTATATATCTTGACCAATTTAAGTGGCGGATTTTTATTGCCATCTGCGATTGCAGCATTAACGATCACTGTTTTTGAAGTGTTCTTTCATCTATACCTTGTCAAAAGTGTTTTCCCGGATCACCCGAGAAAGCAATCGAAGAGGGAAGCTCAATCGATGGAACTACAAACAGAGTTCTCAGAAGAGTTAAGTGTTCATGAAAAGAAGAAGAGAGAAGACTAA
- the plsY gene encoding glycerol-3-phosphate 1-O-acyltransferase PlsY, protein MTELLIIILAYLIGSIPFALVVGKVGYGIDIREHGSGNLGGTNTFRTLGVKAGMIVTICDILKGTLAASLPFLLGADIHPLLAGACAVVGHVYPIFAKFRGGKAVATSGGVLLFASPLLFGLMLFCFFLFLFLTKYVSLSSMLTGVVTTIYSIAFGDLPLIIAVSLLTVFVIFKHRANIGRIIKRTEPKITWLNLKKKKVS, encoded by the coding sequence ATGACTGAACTACTAATTATTATACTTGCATACCTCATCGGTTCCATTCCTTTCGCACTAGTAGTGGGAAAAGTAGGCTATGGAATCGACATCCGGGAACACGGAAGCGGGAACTTAGGCGGTACAAACACGTTCCGAACATTGGGTGTTAAGGCCGGAATGATTGTAACTATTTGCGATATCTTGAAAGGGACACTTGCCGCCTCCCTGCCATTCTTACTTGGTGCTGATATTCATCCGCTTCTTGCTGGTGCCTGTGCCGTTGTCGGACATGTTTATCCGATATTTGCAAAATTCCGTGGCGGAAAAGCAGTAGCAACCTCAGGCGGAGTTCTATTGTTCGCCAGTCCGCTTCTGTTCGGCTTAATGCTATTCTGCTTTTTTCTTTTCTTGTTTTTGACGAAGTATGTATCTCTATCTTCTATGCTGACAGGAGTGGTAACCACCATTTATAGCATTGCTTTTGGAGATCTTCCGCTTATTATTGCTGTATCTTTGTTAACAGTATTTGTCATTTTTAAACATCGGGCAAATATCGGTAGAATTATCAAGAGAACAGAGCCAAAGATTACATGGTTAAATTTAAAAAAGAAGAAGGTATCCTAA
- the parC gene encoding DNA topoisomerase IV subunit A: MTQTEKFHDLPLEEVLGDRFGRYSKYIIQERALPDARDGLKPVQRRILYAMYAEGNVNDKPFRKSAKTVGNVIGNYHPHGDSSVYDAMVRMSQDWKVRNMLIEMHGNNGSIDGDPPAAMRYTEARLSPIASELLRDLDKKTVEFIPNFDDTSQEPVVLPAMYPNLLVNGSTGISAGYATDIPPHHLGEVIDATIMRIDNPSVTVDELMTVVKGPDFPTGGIIQGVEGIKKAYETGKGKIIVRGLAEVEDIRGGKQQIVISEVPYEVNKANLVKKIDELRYDKKVDGISEVRDETDRTGLRVVIELKKEADANGILNYLYKNTDLQITFNFNMVAIYKKRPTLMGLPHFLDAYIDHQKEVITNRSRFELNRAKERQHVVEGLMKALSILDEVIATIRASKDKRDAKDNLIAKFTFTEPQAEAIVSLQLYRLTNTDITALQAEADELAKKVAELEAILGSEKKLFSVIKSDLKRVKKLYTNDRRSKIQDQIEELKINLEVMIPSEDVIVTVTKDGYVKRTSLRSYSASNGQDFGMKETDRIISKLDINTTQTLLLFTNKGNYLYLPVHELPDIRWKDMGQHVANIVPIDRDESIIKAIPVSNFEDPKFLLFVTRNGMVKKTELSAYKAQRYSKPLMAVNLKGDDQVVDVHLTDGAQDIFLATRSGYGLWFTEEEINVVGARAAGVKGINLKDSDFVVSGLVFEKESKAMLFIATHRGAVKKLKITEFDKATRAKRGLVMLREVKNNPHQIAAVDLVEPSSFIYVQTEKGTVEKLAAASYRNNDRYSNGSFVLDQQEAGDVVEMWVETEEEVLGKEK; this comes from the coding sequence ATGACACAGACAGAGAAATTTCACGACCTACCCCTAGAGGAAGTTTTAGGCGACCGATTTGGACGTTATAGTAAATACATTATCCAGGAGCGTGCATTACCAGATGCACGTGATGGACTTAAACCTGTTCAACGACGAATTTTATATGCCATGTACGCAGAGGGAAACGTAAATGATAAACCATTCCGTAAATCTGCTAAAACAGTTGGTAACGTAATCGGTAACTATCATCCACACGGAGATTCCTCTGTGTATGATGCAATGGTCCGGATGAGTCAGGACTGGAAAGTACGTAATATGCTTATCGAGATGCACGGTAACAACGGTAGCATTGATGGCGATCCACCAGCAGCAATGCGTTACACGGAAGCAAGATTATCACCAATCGCTTCCGAACTTTTACGTGATCTTGATAAAAAAACCGTAGAATTTATTCCAAACTTTGATGATACATCTCAGGAACCGGTTGTGCTTCCTGCCATGTATCCAAATCTTTTAGTGAATGGCTCTACAGGAATTTCTGCAGGATATGCAACGGACATTCCACCACATCACCTTGGAGAAGTCATTGATGCAACCATCATGCGCATCGATAACCCTTCTGTTACTGTAGATGAGCTAATGACAGTGGTCAAAGGACCCGACTTCCCAACTGGAGGTATCATTCAAGGAGTAGAAGGCATCAAGAAAGCCTACGAAACTGGAAAAGGCAAGATCATCGTTCGCGGATTAGCAGAAGTGGAAGATATTCGTGGTGGCAAGCAGCAGATTGTTATCTCAGAGGTTCCATATGAAGTGAACAAAGCAAATCTAGTAAAAAAAATAGATGAACTGCGCTATGACAAAAAAGTAGACGGTATCTCAGAGGTACGTGACGAAACCGACCGTACAGGCTTACGTGTTGTAATTGAGCTGAAAAAAGAAGCAGATGCGAACGGCATTTTAAATTACCTTTATAAAAATACCGACCTGCAAATCACTTTCAACTTCAACATGGTTGCAATCTATAAAAAGCGCCCGACATTAATGGGATTACCTCACTTTTTAGATGCGTACATAGATCACCAGAAAGAAGTAATTACGAATCGTTCACGTTTTGAGTTGAACAGAGCAAAAGAACGCCAGCATGTTGTAGAAGGCCTAATGAAAGCACTCTCTATTCTAGACGAAGTAATTGCAACAATCCGTGCTTCCAAAGACAAACGCGACGCTAAAGATAACTTGATTGCCAAGTTCACTTTTACAGAACCGCAAGCGGAAGCCATCGTTTCCTTGCAGTTATACCGTTTGACAAACACTGATATTACAGCATTGCAGGCCGAAGCGGATGAGCTTGCTAAGAAGGTTGCTGAATTAGAAGCAATTTTAGGAAGCGAGAAAAAGTTGTTTTCAGTTATAAAATCTGATCTTAAGCGTGTGAAAAAGCTTTATACTAATGATCGTCGCTCTAAAATCCAGGACCAGATTGAAGAACTCAAAATCAATCTGGAAGTGATGATACCATCAGAAGATGTCATTGTGACGGTAACGAAAGATGGATACGTAAAACGTACAAGCTTACGTTCTTACTCAGCATCCAACGGGCAGGATTTCGGTATGAAAGAAACCGACCGGATCATCTCTAAGTTGGATATCAATACAACACAAACGTTGCTATTGTTCACAAATAAGGGAAATTATCTGTATCTTCCAGTCCATGAACTTCCTGATATCCGTTGGAAAGACATGGGACAACACGTGGCAAACATAGTTCCAATTGACCGAGATGAGTCGATTATAAAAGCAATACCTGTGAGCAATTTCGAGGACCCTAAATTCTTGTTGTTCGTCACACGTAATGGGATGGTCAAGAAAACGGAGCTGAGTGCCTACAAAGCACAACGCTACTCTAAGCCATTAATGGCAGTAAACCTTAAAGGCGATGACCAGGTAGTCGATGTACATCTAACAGACGGCGCTCAGGATATCTTCTTGGCAACGAGAAGCGGATATGGACTTTGGTTTACCGAAGAGGAAATTAATGTCGTAGGCGCCCGTGCAGCAGGGGTGAAGGGCATTAATTTGAAAGATAGTGATTTTGTTGTGAGCGGCTTAGTATTTGAGAAAGAATCAAAGGCCATGTTGTTTATCGCCACCCATCGCGGTGCCGTGAAGAAATTGAAAATTACTGAGTTTGATAAAGCCACACGAGCTAAACGCGGGCTTGTCATGCTGCGTGAAGTAAAAAATAATCCGCATCAGATAGCAGCAGTCGATCTTGTGGAGCCTTCAAGTTTCATTTATGTTCAAACTGAAAAAGGTACGGTGGAGAAGTTAGCAGCCGCATCTTACCGTAACAATGACCGCTATTCAAACGGATCCTTCGTCCTAGATCAACAGGAAGCAGGAGATGTAGTAGAAATGTGGGTTGAGACGGAAGAGGAAGTTCTAGGTAAGGAAAAATAA
- a CDS encoding cysteine hydrolase family protein, producing the protein MKPVLLVVDVQKGFDDPAWGQRNNLDAEDRMLELMKAWRQREFPIIHVQHVSQDPNSKLHPSNPGFALKPGFEPMEDEYFIRKNVNSCFIGTQLDSYLKKNGYQTLIVIGLTSNHCISTTVRMAGNLGYRTYVCSDATAAYEAVSYDGLKLSAEDVHRHALSSLHQEFAEVTTTREVVKLIQQQTIMN; encoded by the coding sequence ATGAAGCCAGTATTACTAGTTGTAGATGTTCAAAAAGGGTTTGACGATCCAGCATGGGGTCAACGCAATAATTTAGATGCTGAAGATAGAATGCTAGAACTTATGAAAGCGTGGAGACAAAGAGAGTTTCCTATTATTCACGTTCAACACGTATCTCAAGACCCAAATTCTAAACTGCATCCCAGCAACCCTGGATTTGCTTTAAAACCGGGATTTGAGCCGATGGAAGACGAATATTTTATCCGTAAAAATGTGAACAGTTGTTTTATCGGAACACAATTGGACAGCTATCTAAAGAAAAATGGCTATCAAACACTGATTGTCATTGGTTTGACCTCCAATCATTGCATATCGACTACAGTAAGAATGGCTGGAAATCTCGGGTATAGAACGTATGTTTGTAGTGATGCAACTGCAGCATATGAGGCTGTTTCTTATGACGGTTTGAAGTTATCAGCTGAAGACGTACATCGCCACGCCTTATCCTCATTACACCAAGAATTTGCAGAGGTTACTACAACTAGAGAAGTGGTGAAATTGATTCAACAGCAAACAATAATGAATTAA
- a CDS encoding MFS transporter, protein MLALAISAFGIGTTEFVPVGLLSTISNDLNISITMAGLLISGYAMGVAVGAPVLTALTNKMNRKTLLISLMVVFIIGNTVAALSSSYELLLAARFITAFSHGIFFSIGATIAADLVPADKRASAIALMFTGLTVATVTGVPLGTFIGQMFGWRATFWGVALLGVIGAIASAILIPRNLKEAPPSTLREQLDVLKNSKLLMAFAITALGYGGTFVAFTYLTPLLENVTGFSARWVSGILLVYGIAVALGNVIGGKASNKNPLKALMWMFILQTVILVALTFAAPYKVVGLMVIFLMGMFAFMNVPGLQVLVVNLAEKYVPSAVNVASALNIAAFNVGIAIGSLLGGIIVDSIGLIHIPWIGGVMVLGAVVLTIKLMDMEGKTAQ, encoded by the coding sequence TTGTTAGCATTAGCAATTAGTGCTTTTGGAATTGGCACTACAGAATTTGTACCAGTTGGCTTATTGTCAACGATATCAAATGATCTTAACATCTCTATCACAATGGCCGGATTGTTAATCTCGGGTTATGCGATGGGTGTTGCAGTAGGAGCACCAGTATTAACAGCTCTCACTAATAAAATGAATCGGAAGACACTTCTCATCTCACTTATGGTTGTATTTATTATTGGTAATACGGTAGCAGCTTTATCCAGCAGCTATGAATTACTATTGGCAGCAAGGTTTATCACAGCTTTCTCACACGGAATCTTCTTTTCAATAGGGGCAACCATTGCTGCAGATCTTGTTCCTGCTGACAAAAGAGCCAGCGCTATTGCCTTGATGTTTACAGGCCTGACAGTGGCGACGGTAACAGGTGTACCACTCGGGACATTCATTGGGCAAATGTTTGGCTGGAGAGCAACGTTTTGGGGCGTTGCTTTGTTGGGAGTGATTGGAGCAATAGCAAGTGCAATTCTAATTCCACGCAATTTAAAAGAAGCACCACCATCAACGTTACGCGAGCAACTTGATGTATTGAAAAACAGTAAACTGTTGATGGCTTTTGCGATAACCGCCTTAGGGTATGGTGGAACTTTCGTGGCCTTCACTTACCTGACACCACTTTTAGAAAACGTGACAGGATTTAGTGCTAGATGGGTGAGTGGTATCTTACTTGTTTATGGAATCGCTGTTGCTTTAGGGAATGTAATTGGCGGTAAAGCATCAAATAAGAACCCTTTGAAGGCACTTATGTGGATGTTTATTTTGCAAACCGTCATTTTAGTGGCGCTGACCTTTGCAGCACCATATAAAGTTGTAGGGTTGATGGTGATCTTCTTGATGGGAATGTTTGCATTTATGAATGTACCTGGACTGCAGGTATTGGTCGTGAACCTGGCGGAAAAATATGTACCTTCTGCAGTAAACGTCGCTTCTGCGCTCAATATCGCAGCATTTAATGTTGGTATTGCCATCGGTTCCTTATTAGGTGGGATTATCGTGGATTCCATAGGTCTGATCCATATTCCGTGGATTGGGGGAGTGATGGTGTTGGGGGCCGTTGTGTTAACGATAAAGTTGATGGATATGGAGGGAAAAACTGCTCAGTGA
- a CDS encoding helix-turn-helix domain-containing protein, with amino-acid sequence MKQMRNRKITLDLLEIIKMYEDGMSTTEIAIAGNVSSRRITQILKKNNVELRPRGHWKRKYHINEDYFKHWSPNMAYILGFFLADGVVSGEGQTVSFAQKEIEILDQIRHEMESNHPIGEYNNGVHFLNINSKIIKDDLMNIHGLTPNKSKTVEFPHVPEEYMHHFVRGYFDGDGSIYKKVNMINFVGGSYSFILDLRDILDDKEFDPIITSKDNHFRIYISGKKTIKQFGDWKYNDKGLYLKRKFDIYNKEELLAEQLINKAAKKPTKQRVFLKELEFHNSIEKARLHANISVEQLENWVKTDDRFASIEITTKI; translated from the coding sequence ATGAAGCAGATGCGAAATAGAAAAATCACCTTAGACCTCCTAGAAATTATTAAAATGTATGAAGATGGCATGAGTACCACTGAGATCGCAATTGCAGGGAATGTATCTAGCCGAAGAATTACACAAATTCTTAAGAAGAATAATGTAGAGTTGCGGCCAAGGGGACATTGGAAAAGGAAGTATCATATAAATGAGGATTATTTTAAGCACTGGTCACCGAACATGGCATATATATTAGGGTTTTTCTTGGCGGATGGAGTAGTTAGTGGAGAAGGACAAACAGTAAGTTTTGCTCAAAAGGAAATTGAGATTCTTGATCAAATACGGCATGAAATGGAATCTAATCATCCCATTGGGGAATATAATAATGGTGTACACTTTCTTAATATAAACAGCAAAATCATTAAAGATGACTTGATGAATATTCACGGCCTAACACCAAACAAGTCTAAAACTGTTGAATTTCCTCATGTACCAGAAGAATATATGCATCATTTTGTAAGAGGTTATTTTGATGGGGATGGAAGTATATACAAAAAAGTTAATATGATAAATTTTGTTGGAGGTTCATATTCCTTTATTTTAGATTTAAGAGATATACTTGACGACAAAGAGTTCGACCCAATAATTACAAGTAAAGATAATCACTTCAGGATTTACATAAGCGGCAAAAAGACCATAAAACAATTTGGCGACTGGAAATACAATGATAAAGGATTATATCTGAAAAGAAAATTTGATATTTACAATAAAGAAGAATTATTAGCTGAACAGTTAATAAACAAAGCAGCAAAAAAACCAACTAAGCAAAGAGTATTCCTTAAAGAGTTAGAGTTTCACAACTCCATAGAAAAAGCACGTTTACATGCAAATATTTCTGTTGAGCAGTTAGAGAATTGGGTAAAAACTGATGATCGATTTGCAAGTATTGAAATCACAACAAAAATATAA
- a CDS encoding nucleoside deaminase, translating into MLEIPFCGGVSLEKHLHEFFLHRAIDLAVQNVKENGGPFGAVITRNNQIIAEGVNRVTSNLDPTAHAEVMAIRKACQSLQTFELTDCILYSSCEPCPMCLGAIYWSRIPTVYFAADRKDAASIHFDDEFIYREVQLDPANRTLPFIHLPLVNSLQPFMNWRKKVDRTHY; encoded by the coding sequence ATGTTAGAAATCCCTTTCTGTGGAGGTGTTTCTTTGGAAAAGCACTTGCATGAATTCTTCCTTCACCGTGCCATTGACTTGGCTGTACAAAATGTTAAAGAAAATGGCGGTCCCTTTGGCGCAGTTATTACAAGGAACAATCAGATTATTGCCGAAGGTGTCAACAGAGTGACAAGTAATCTCGATCCAACTGCACATGCTGAAGTTATGGCTATACGGAAGGCTTGTCAAAGTTTACAAACCTTTGAGCTTACAGATTGTATACTTTATAGCAGCTGTGAACCTTGCCCGATGTGTCTTGGTGCTATTTATTGGTCCAGGATTCCAACCGTATATTTTGCTGCAGATCGAAAAGACGCAGCCTCCATTCATTTTGATGATGAATTTATCTACCGTGAAGTGCAACTTGATCCTGCAAATCGAACGCTCCCCTTTATCCATTTACCACTAGTAAACTCCTTGCAACCTTTTATGAATTGGCGTAAAAAAGTTGATCGGACTCATTATTGA